Proteins from a single region of Triplophysa rosa unplaced genomic scaffold, Trosa_1v2 scaffold85_ERROPOS632958, whole genome shotgun sequence:
- the LOC130551274 gene encoding UDP-GlcNAc:betaGal beta-1,3-N-acetylglucosaminyltransferase 7-like isoform X2 — MFTIIQIEHISIQKVSEPERIERQTRMEKEIDLQNKSTHPISVNFSTEIMQRMELLAEHPKESTTWDIISSNCSASLSFLSTEWFTSLNSDFKQFLLYRHCRYFPILMNHPVKCAGDVDLLMVIKSVITQYDRREVIRQTWGKEQTINGKNIKILFLLGTSSNEGERANHQKLLEYENYIYQDILQWDFMDSFFNLTLKEIHFLKWFSMYCGNTSYIFKGDDDVFVNVPNILEYLEASKDTKDLFVGNVLFKAYPIRNKMSKYYIPEVLYEKNYYPPYAGGGGFLMNGPLARKLYGACETLELYPIDDVFLGMCLEVLQVKPVQHNAFKTFGIVRNENSKMNREPCFFRDMIVVHKLLPPDLINMWSLIYSDLDCSKKI, encoded by the coding sequence ATGTTTACTATCATCCAGATTGAACACATCAGCATACAAAAGGTCTCAGAGCCGGAGAGAATTGAAAGACAGACGCGAATGGAGAAAGAAATAGACCTGCAAAATAAGAGCACCCACCCTATTTCTGTAAACTTCAGTACGGAGATCATGCAAAGAATGGAATTGCTCGCAGAACATCCCAAAGAATCCACAACATGGGATATCATCAGCTCCAACTGCAGCGCCAGCCTCAGTTTCTTATCCACAGAATGGTTCACAAGTCTTAACTCCGATTTTAAGCAATTTCTGCTCTACCGGCATTGCCGATACTTTCCTATCCTCATGAATCACCCAGTCAAGTGTGCCGGAGATGTGGACTTGTTGATGGTCATCAAGTCTGTGATAACACAATATGATCGCAGAGAGGTGATAAGACAAACTTGGGGCAAAGAGCAGACTATCAATGGGAAAAATATCAAGATCCTTTTCCTTCTTGGGACATCTTCCAATGAAGGAGAGAGAGCCAACCATCAAAAACTTCTGGAATATGAGAATTACATTTATCAGGACATCCTTCAGTGGGACTTCATGGATAGCTTCTTCAACCTCACCCTAAAGGAGATTCACTTCCTGAAATGGTTCTCCATGTACTGCGGAAACACAAGCTACATCTTCAAAGGAGATGATGACGTGTTTGTCAACGTTCCCAACATCTTGGAGTATCTGGAGGCAAGCAAAGACACAAAAGACCTTTTTGTGGGTAATGTTCTTTTTAAAGCCTATCCCATTCGTAATAAGATGAGCAAGTACTACATCCCTGAAGTCTTGTATGAAAAGAACTACTACCCACCGTATGCTGGTGGAGGTGGTTTCCTGATGAATGGTCCTCTTGCGCGTAAACTCTACGGAGCATGTGAAACTCTGGAACTTTATCCCATCGATGATGTGTTTCTTGGGATGTGTCTAGAAGTGCTTCAGGTAAAACCAGTTCAGCACAATGCATTCAAAACCTTTGGGATTGTTAGGAATGAAAACAGTAAGATGAATAGGGAGCCATGCTTTTTTAGGGACATGATAGTGGTACACAAACTGCTCCCACCAGATCTGATCAACATGTGGAGTCTGATCTATAGTGACTTAGATTGTTCAAAGAAAATTTGA
- the LOC130551274 gene encoding UDP-GlcNAc:betaGal beta-1,3-N-acetylglucosaminyltransferase 7-like isoform X1 has product MYTNKQRQVYHCIGLMFFLSVVMFTIIQIEHISIQKVSEPERIERQTRMEKEIDLQNKSTHPISVNFSTEIMQRMELLAEHPKESTTWDIISSNCSASLSFLSTEWFTSLNSDFKQFLLYRHCRYFPILMNHPVKCAGDVDLLMVIKSVITQYDRREVIRQTWGKEQTINGKNIKILFLLGTSSNEGERANHQKLLEYENYIYQDILQWDFMDSFFNLTLKEIHFLKWFSMYCGNTSYIFKGDDDVFVNVPNILEYLEASKDTKDLFVGNVLFKAYPIRNKMSKYYIPEVLYEKNYYPPYAGGGGFLMNGPLARKLYGACETLELYPIDDVFLGMCLEVLQVKPVQHNAFKTFGIVRNENSKMNREPCFFRDMIVVHKLLPPDLINMWSLIYSDLDCSKKI; this is encoded by the coding sequence ATGTACACCAACAAACAGCGTCAGGTTTATCACTGCATTGGTCTCATGTTCTTCTTGTCGGTAGTGATGTTTACTATCATCCAGATTGAACACATCAGCATACAAAAGGTCTCAGAGCCGGAGAGAATTGAAAGACAGACGCGAATGGAGAAAGAAATAGACCTGCAAAATAAGAGCACCCACCCTATTTCTGTAAACTTCAGTACGGAGATCATGCAAAGAATGGAATTGCTCGCAGAACATCCCAAAGAATCCACAACATGGGATATCATCAGCTCCAACTGCAGCGCCAGCCTCAGTTTCTTATCCACAGAATGGTTCACAAGTCTTAACTCCGATTTTAAGCAATTTCTGCTCTACCGGCATTGCCGATACTTTCCTATCCTCATGAATCACCCAGTCAAGTGTGCCGGAGATGTGGACTTGTTGATGGTCATCAAGTCTGTGATAACACAATATGATCGCAGAGAGGTGATAAGACAAACTTGGGGCAAAGAGCAGACTATCAATGGGAAAAATATCAAGATCCTTTTCCTTCTTGGGACATCTTCCAATGAAGGAGAGAGAGCCAACCATCAAAAACTTCTGGAATATGAGAATTACATTTATCAGGACATCCTTCAGTGGGACTTCATGGATAGCTTCTTCAACCTCACCCTAAAGGAGATTCACTTCCTGAAATGGTTCTCCATGTACTGCGGAAACACAAGCTACATCTTCAAAGGAGATGATGACGTGTTTGTCAACGTTCCCAACATCTTGGAGTATCTGGAGGCAAGCAAAGACACAAAAGACCTTTTTGTGGGTAATGTTCTTTTTAAAGCCTATCCCATTCGTAATAAGATGAGCAAGTACTACATCCCTGAAGTCTTGTATGAAAAGAACTACTACCCACCGTATGCTGGTGGAGGTGGTTTCCTGATGAATGGTCCTCTTGCGCGTAAACTCTACGGAGCATGTGAAACTCTGGAACTTTATCCCATCGATGATGTGTTTCTTGGGATGTGTCTAGAAGTGCTTCAGGTAAAACCAGTTCAGCACAATGCATTCAAAACCTTTGGGATTGTTAGGAATGAAAACAGTAAGATGAATAGGGAGCCATGCTTTTTTAGGGACATGATAGTGGTACACAAACTGCTCCCACCAGATCTGATCAACATGTGGAGTCTGATCTATAGTGACTTAGATTGTTCAAAGAAAATTTGA
- the LOC130551275 gene encoding UDP-GlcNAc:betaGal beta-1,3-N-acetylglucosaminyltransferase 7-like, which produces MYTNKQRQVYHCIGLMFFLSVVMFTIIQIEHISLQKASEPERIERQTRMEKEIDLQNKSTHSVSVNFSTEIMQRMELLAEHPKESTTWDIISSNCSASLSFLSTEWFTSLNSDFKQFLLYRHCRYFPILMNHPVKCAGDVDLLMVIKSVITQYDRREVIRQTWGKEQTINGKNIKILFLLGTSSNEGERANHQKLLEYENYIYQDILQWDFMDSFFNLTLKEIHFLKWFSMYCRNTSYIFKGDDDVFVNVPNILEYLEASKDLKDLFVGDVLFKAYPIRNKMSKYYIPEVLYEKNYYPPYAGGGGFLMNGPLARKLYGACETLELYPIDDVFLGMCLEVLQVKPVQHNAFKTFGIVRNENSKMNREPCFFRDMIVVHKLLPPDLINIWSLIYSDLDCSKKI; this is translated from the coding sequence ATGTACACCAACAAACAGCGTCAGGTTTATCACTGCATTGGTCTCATGTTCTTCTTGTCGGTAGTGATGTTTACTATCATCCAGATTGAACACATCAGCTTACAAAAGGCCTCGGAGCCGGAGAGAATTGAAAGACAGACGCGAATGGAGAAAGAAATAGACCTGCAAAATAAGAGCACCCACTCCGTTTCTGTAAACTTCAGTACGGAGATCATGCAAAGAATGGAATTGCTCGCAGAACATCCCAAAGAATCCACAACATGGGATATCATCAGCTCCAACTGCAGCGCCAGCCTCAGTTTCTTATCCACAGAATGGTTCACAAGTCTTAACTCCGATTTTAAGCAATTTCTGCTCTACCGGCATTGCCGATACTTTCCTATCCTCATGAATCACCCAGTCAAGTGTGCCGGAGATGTGGACTTGTTGATGGTCATCAAGTCTGTGATAACACAATATGATCGCAGAGAGGTGATAAGACAAACTTGGGGCAAAGAGCAGACTATCAATGGGAAAAATATCAAGATCCTTTTCCTTCTTGGGACATCTTCCAATGAAGGAGAGAGAGCCAACCATCAAAAACTTCTGGAATATGAGAATTACATTTATCAGGACATTCTTCAGTGGGACTTCATGGATAGCTTCTTCAACCTCACCCTAAAGGAGATTCACTTCCTGAAATGGTTCTCCATGTACTGCAGAAACACAAGCTACATCTTCAAAGGAGATGATGACGTGTTTGTCAACGTTCCCAACATCTTGGAGTATCTGGAGGCAAGCAAAGACTTGAAAGACCTTTTTGTGGGTGATGTTCTTTTTAAAGCCTATCCCATTCGTAATAAGATGAGCAAGTACTACATCCCTGAAGTCTTGTATGAAAAGAACTACTACCCACCGTATGCTGGTGGAGGTGGTTTCCTGATGAATGGTCCCCTTGCGCGTAAACTCTACGGAGCATGTGAAACTCTGGAACTTTATCCCATCGATGATGTGTTTCTTGGGATGTGTCTAGAAGTGCTTCAGGTAAAACCAGTTCAGCACAATGCATTCAAAACCTTTGGGATTGTTAGGAATGAAAACAGTAAGATGAATAGGGAGCCATGCTTTTTTAGGGACATGATAGTGGTACACAAACTGCTCCCACCAGATCTGATCAACATATGGAGTCTGATCTATAGTGACTTAGATTGTTCAAAGAAAATTTGA